The region ACGATATCGTTATTAAGCTGATGAATTATTACAAGATATCGTATAAGATAAATTATTAGCCTTGTACAAGCGACTTGGTATACCTACGCataatgattataataataacaacaacaacactaATACAACACGCCGATATACCGGaaaaatctcttgaaacttgaaaatcaaccgcgcatgcgccaaataattcaatctcactGGTCGGTGAAATATTCCCGCGGCCatattcttgtccgcgacgcaggcgggccaacctacgcaaaatgtgtacgtttgaattttcaaagagcgtgagcgttaaattccgaccgttctttgaagaatcgactttccgacccgacaacaaatgcttcccaaacctttccgagtcgctgcctcgattatttgagatcctaacctcgaaaattcgcaTCAACTgcatcgccggcagaaacagttcgacagctgaaaactcgcgcatgcgcggttgattttcaattttcaagagATTCTCCCGGTATGTAATAATATCTGCAACGATTTTCGCTCGTGACTTTTAATGACGAATCGATATTCCGAACGACACGTGAATAATTAATACTACATGTATTATGAGACCACCttttcacagatttttttttttttttttgattaaaaaatattattctataACATATCAGCCGAGTGTCGATTGTTTCTCCAGTAGCGAAATGATGAGTGCGCTAttttgcgtgtgtgtgtgtaaatttTCTGTGGACACCTGTTTGCGATTTACCgatcgaattttatattttacgtTTGCGATTAATATAACCTAATCGTATAATACAGAAACACAATATTCAACTTCGATTTCATATCTTTCTCTGCCGACTTTACCACTGACACGTTGCGGCAAATCTTTATCTTATCTTTACAATCTGTTGATGTGcttttatacacatgtacgtatacaaaaaattttcctgaaCTTGAACTCGACgcataacatatatatatatatatatatatatatatatatatatgtatatatatatatatatatatatatatatatatatatatatatatataatgtatatataccaTCTATACGCCATTCGTATATTTGTAAACATATATACCAATCGGATTAAACATtgcattttttgtaaaataatgtatCAATATATCAAGTAATAAGTgccatgataaaaaaaaaaaaaaaatccctacaaagaaaaattcattggcAGATctactaaaaaaatttgttttttttcaaacgcgcatcaaaatttcggcAGAGTATCAacaatattgatatttagatgtgcctattttattttttccattttccatttgagtaatatgtaagaaaaaaaaaaaaaaacgtaaaattttagaattcttTATTTCTCGTAAACGGCTTGACTTACAAACTATCTAAACACGGATTCTTGTAGGAAACTTCACGCACTACAAAAAAAGTGCCAAGCTAAAATTTTCCTAACTCTAACCGATTAAGAGATATTCGAGATGACTCGATGTTTACAGACGAATATCTTTTCAAATAAGCCGTCGAGGATTTTTAGCagggtgaaaaaatgaaaacaaaacggAAACATCAAAGAGAATAGTTCTGCGTGATTTTCAAACGGAAGTAATCATAAtgagaagaataagaataaacgTAGAATGAATAAAAGACGTATAGTGTGTCTGTCGCGACGATGAAAATCGCTTACTCgcaatttcattcgaaaacGTGCTCGTACATTGTACGCGAAAACATATCACGCAATTTGCAAGTCAAAATATCGACGGGAATAACACACGAGTGaaagtaaaggaaaaaaaaaaaaacaaaatcaaagaaaCAGAGCACAACCGACCAAGattttgaaatgtaaaaattttgaaaacacgacaagaacaaaaacactcgataaaaataaaagacaagGACGTCGCTGGTCTTTAAAAAGTGCAAATCGAATACATAACGAAATCGAGAGTTTATGAGATTTTGTTGCGTCGGAATTCGGCAGAAAAGCAAAAGagaacgcaaaaaaaaaaaaaaaaaaaaaaacagcaacttatttttactatttatCAAACCCTGCGAATATCAATGATGTGAAAACGCCACGCCGAATACAattatcgtaacgaaaaaCTTGTTCAACATCGTTGTTCTTGTCGTACAATTGCGCTGATCGTTGATAACGGTGAAAAAGAGTGAAATTTTGCTCCGTCGGTAAAGTCCGACTTAAAGTATCCCCTTAAAGAGTGATCGCGGAGtataaattcgatattttagATTCCAAATCACGGTACTGCCGTAACCAAGGTTCGTACGCTTTTTGGAACCCGAAATTCCCTGACCATTCCAGGTGTTCCAGCCTGAAGttgggttttttttcattaaccTTCCAAGAGATATGCCGCTgattaatgacaatttttttccacattaaTACATATTACCTAGTAATTAATTTACTGTCCGACtactaatttacaaaaaaacaGCCAacgattttcagtaaaaaaaaaaaaaacgaaaggagGTTTGATATCAAGTAACGTACATACAAGAACGAGtttatttcttaaaaaaaaattaaaattccagtcttattttcgaaattccccGACATTTACCTGCTGTAAGAAACTCCCCgagttttcccggttttccaggTTATCCCTGTGCGTACGAACCCTGCGTAACGCACGAGTGatatcgaattattttttgagcTTGCAGGCCTGCGGCAAACCCGCAGGGCCGTTGAAATATACTGTATATGTTTAAAAAGTGGCCTTATTGTTTTAGGGAGGAAGGGAGAGACGACGCCTTTTAAAAAGACGGGGAAATTTAATATCTCTTTAAAGAAGAGAAGCGGgctctcctcctccttcttctcctccttcttcttcttcttcttcttcttcatcgtcTCATTTACTTGCCGATATGCGGGTTCACGTCGAGGAGAAACGAGCCGCTTATACTTGTCGCAGACCCAACTCTGCCTTACATCCCGGAGgcaagtgaaaaaatgtttatgtGTACACAGAGTGTATATACGCGTAGGTTTCAAGCCGTTACACGTACGCACAAACGAGCGTGTAAAACCTTCCGAGAAacctttcttctttctcttctcgaGAATTGTGTTTAACGTCAATTAGTTCTGTATAATCGCGATAATTACATCGGCCAATTAGCGGGGAAATAATCGAAAATCAATAGTATCTGTTAATGTTGAGTTtaacatgatttttttctaagaacttacaagaaaataaataaataaaatacaggACTTGTATATTTAAGGACAGAAGGATCTGTACATTGATTGTTGTTTAACAAACTTAGTAAATACAGTCTTATTTTGTTTTAGTAgttggaaaaattctttctaTTACAACAACAAAATTCACCGAAACACCGTATTGCTTGATTTTACCTTCTTTCGTTTCACTTTCTTTCAACGGTCAATTGAATGTTGATATTTGTTTAGATTAATATCGATATCAAGTACGCAGTTTTGGAggaggaaaattaaatatttaacgatcAGGGTGGCCACTCAATTCCGCTCAcggaattccctgacatttcccggttttccctgactaaaatcattatttttccctaACATTTTGATGCACAATTTGTGCAGAAATCACTAAAAACTATAGTAACCTAGGTAAAGTATGGCCAAATATATTaaagttataaaagtttttaaaagttGTTCATTCCGttcattatgatttttgaaagttgacaaaaaatgaaaatttccatttgCTTGGTCTTGTTAAGTATATATTTAAGAAGGGGCTCCAagaagcgaaatatttttagagcTATTATTCGAACATTTATGctgtttgcaatgaaaatcgaGGTTCGAAGAATTATGACTAATTAACGAATgtgtaactttttgaaaaataaacataaaaatttttttccaacgggacatttttcttttaagcGTTAAGAATACGCTACaatttatccaaatttttaaattgatatttaatacAGCAAAAGCAACTATTTTATGCGGTGTACTGTCTAGACGCGGCGCGTCTATGCCGTAACAGTTGCGCAGAGCCCTATGTtcagcgttaaattaaaattactaataCTGAAGTTAGAATTCCGGGTGCTTGtacttttttattggaaatttcttcctctttaagaatctttttaaaattttcgctagCGCTTTTACTTTTTGAGTTATTGCCAAAAACCTGAGGCTTCGTTTTTTCTAGACTATTAGGCGTCGGTGAACTTGCGTCTCCACACGCAGTGACGGCCATAGATAAATCAAACCGATGTCTGCTCGTACTACTGAATTCCTGTGACAATCAACAACTAAGCTTATAATCGTCaataagaagagaagaaaaattgtgacgATGCGTTGATAGCATCTCAATTTTATGGACAAAGCTTTTGAAATCCGTGAGTTCTATAAAAAGTCCCTGACCAAccaaaaaattccctgacatttccctgaCTATTCCCTGACAtacaaaattccctgacatttcccggttttcccggttttccagacGGGTGGCCACCCTGACGATACCAATGTGATAAAGAATattaacggaaaaaaaaaaaaaaaaagaaatcaaaagtATCCAATTGacgtaacgaaatattgaaactaaaatcattgttCTGAATATTTGGAACCGCTTTCAAGgactttaattttcaaaacccGAACACAATTTGCTTATTAAAAATAGATTACTCAAATTTGAGACGATATTTCAGTTGCggaataatgatttttcctaaaaatgaATCTTTACGTTAACGTTGCGAACATCAATCTCTTGTAAAATTTGTACCCAATAACCGTTCGAATGAAATGAGTCCTCGCGTGAACGCcgaaatcgaacgaatttaccaaattttttttcaacgacttGAAACGAAGAATCTTacttgattattattattttttttttcgtgaaattttagCAAGAAAATTATCGTAACTTggacgattttgaaaatatcttcaTCAATTTCAATCTCAAAGTTCTGAAACGATTTGACAAACAGTAAACGCACTGTAAAGAAAGTTTTCAccatataatttaatttgaacAANNNNNNNNNNNNNNNNNNNNNNNNNNNNNNNNNNNNNNNNNNNNNNNNNNNNNNNNNNNNNNNNNNNNNNNNNNNNNNNNNNNNNNNNNNNNNNNNNNNNTTTCCCCTCAATAGTGATATTTCAGTCGGAACGTAGATTtgacgtttcaatttttcgataccGCCATATTGTCTTTTTCTAATTattggaggggggggggggggggggggggggggggtgtatcGGTGGTGGAAATCCATAATTTTTACCACATTTTGCAGTAAAAAGTCATCCACGTAatccgcaattttttttcagtcaaataACTCGGCCATACTCAAATTTTGactaaaaataatcataacGTAAATCGTTTGGGAAAACTCAATTCTCCTACGgtcgacatttttcaatcaaattatataaattcaagatggcggcggCCGATGCCGATACAGAATCTGGTCTAAATTCTGGatttagacaatcgacgcccccccccccccccccccccccccccacctctaatgataaaaaaaaatgtaaattgtgatgtataaaaattgcaatttcagGTGCTTTCTTTCAAGTACATTTCGGGTGATCtacacgatgaaaaaaaatcgaggcGCGACTCCTAACGAGGACAGAACTCGAGAATCCTCGTTTATGAAGTGCAGGCGGTGAAATTTGTCAAACATTTCACGCGATTCCCACGCCcgaatctctctctctctctctctctctctccttttctctctcaaGTGCAGCGTGTGCGTCTGTAATAAAACGCCGCTGGCGGCTATTTGCCCGGCGCACGAGAAAACGCCAACCGCGATTTCAtaatcggtgaaaaaaaaaaaacactgctgCAGCTGCATACCAGATACCGTAAGAAAGAATCGATTCTAATTCCATCTCGAATTCGAGATTAAGGCTTTGCGTGGCTTTCGTGAATAatcgtaattttcaaattttacaggAAATATTCCAAGATTCGACGAATCGAAACAAAGCTGAACGTGTAACTTACTCTTAGATTTACTTTGAACTTTGGAAACGAAATTCGCCCTTGAAATAGTTCTAGTTCTGTACAacgcttgttttttttttttttttcttttttctttcttctcttcattTCCATCAATGTTTAGTTTGGCTAACGTTGGcaacgattccgagtctctcgtctttcttcttctctatTTTCAAACTGCATATTCGATGAATCAGCTATTTCTATTTCATTGCATACCTACTTGGAAAACTGAGAGCATCTGCGGGTAAGAGACGTAAGACGCGCGCGTTAGATACCGCAAATAGTAGGAATTACGCAATAGAAATGAGTCTCGAATTCATACGATATATGCGTTTACAATCAATGTCATTGTCATGCGAACGACAGGGCGACGcggagaaggagagaaagagaaagatagagaAATCGGTGCATATAATATCTCGTATATCGTATGTCAAGGGCTGGATTATTAGACGGCTAACAACGTATTGTCTCTCTCTTCTATTAAGCTCGCCCAGATACAGGCGATCGAAAATAGCCTTCGCAGAAGATAAACAAAAGGCTGCAGCGCGATTATACGTGCTGTACATTCGGCCGTCCGTACAACCTGCGCTTACTTAATTATAACATTTGAATTTCGCATGACTGCAGACAAGAGAAggaaagagacagagagagagagagagagagagagagagagagagagtcggTATTTTTATAAGTACTGTAAATTTCGTATCGCGCTGCTTATTTGTTGTTAGTCACCGCGTTGAACGTAAATGACGACTCCCCTCGACGTTCCACGAGTCAAATGCCATAAAAATTAGTCTTTATTAGCTGatgtgagaagaaaaagagatgaaaaaagaaaatgaaagacTTGGAACGGAGGGAAGAGACGGCCTCTCTAGAAGCCTTATTATTTACATCGAGAAAACTCTAAACAAAGttactttttctctttccaaatatatacatacataactGAATTATCCCGAGTACCTTCACGGCATCGGTGATGAAACGTCGAGCGTGGGCACGGATCGTGTTTTGTTTCGTagctggttttttttttttttttttattttatttttatttatttcttcttattcttgttTACTTTCCGTTTCTTCGTATCGTCGCGATATGATATACGTCTATTTCCGAGGCTAATATACTTGTTTCAACTGTTATTAACCGACCAGCAACCCTAGACAAGAGACGATTTGACTGACGAGTGAAGCGAGTTTCTAAAGAGAAATTATGCAAGTATAGCCACACCTGTAATATTACGACAAGGTTGAAGGGTCTGTTGTTACAAAATACAGCGAGGGGGACAGGCGCGTGGTTCACATGAATGTGTAAGCATGCATGCATACCTGTGGAGTTTCGAAGCGGTTGGTCCGTGTCACGAGGCCGAGAGAATAGTAAACAAGAGAACAGAACAATACCACGCACGAAACACacaatatattaattataaccAGTGATATGCGGCTTTAATTGAAACGGAAAAACTTCAATACACAATCGGTAAAACTACAACGGGTTATTTTATCACGTGTAAGTTAAACTTGGCCACGGGGCGCACGCACATCGAGCACCCACTACGCGTTCCACACCGTACGTACACAATACAGATTACAGATTAAATATTATGGCTGCGTGTGTCTCGACGTTCATGAATGAAACTAAATACGGATCGCCTCTCGGCCGGGGAAAACTACCACGATCATTCGTTGGTTGGCCGGCCGTTTTATTCCCGTCGTGATTGGTCGAGTCCCTCGGATCACGCCGGCCGCTATTTGGCGTTTCCTATTGGCCGAGAGGCTCTGACTGACGCGTTTGAATTCACCGCGCTAGTCAAGCTGGCAACTAACGCggaaaatatatatcaatCAGGCGACAGGGGTAAGAATAGTTCGAGAAAATAAGTAGAGAGATAtctaattttcttattctcgCCCTCGTAGAACGGTAAATATTGCTATTTGTcaatttgagatttttttttacacttttttcgTAAAACCGGAAATCAACGGTTACGGTAGTCGTAGCCATTTCTGCTAGGCGCAGCTGATTTGTCTCAATTTTCTCAAACCTCTTCGGGGATAAAACCAAGTAAAACGTAAGTTTAATGCGGAGAAATTTGATCGAAGAACGACGGATTTTGAGGTCAACTAATCTACGGATCTGTTTCATCTACACTTTTTATCGTGTCACTGTTATCGTCTGCTGTCTTCGGATTCTTAGATATTGATTATATGCCATAACCTAAAAATATTAGttatatattttgttatatAATAGTCACTTTTATTTATCCGCGAAACGTAGACTGGCCAATTcgagaataaaatatacacattCCGGGAGCCGCTCGCTCGGTATTTTCGGCCTGGTCATAAAGTAGCGacataagtaaaaaaaaaaaaaaattgcatatttaCGTCATCAATTCTATTAGACAATCATGCTGAGCTCCCGCCTTGCTACCGGACTCAAGGAGGTCCCTAAGGTCCTGAAACGTAATATTGGCATTTTGGCCCCGGCACTGCAGAAGGCCAGCGACCCAATTCAGCAACTGTTCGTTGACAAAATCCGAGAATACAAGTCCAAGAACACGTAAGTTTGGCTGCTTGGGTCTGTTTTCATCGAATACCGTCAAGCACATATATAGCTCGATATAACAACTCGACTTACCGGTGAATTTTCTTTACGTGCCATTCAGAGGTAGCAAAACACTTGTAGATGCTTCCCCTGAAACGATTAAAGAGCTTCAATCAGAGCTGGAGAAGGCGGCAAAGCACGCTGGCGGTGGAGGTGGAGTAGACCTGACTCAATTCCCGCAGTTCAAATTTGACGGTAAGTTGCGCCGTCACGTTTTAGTCAGTtgtaagattttttaaatcaatgtAACAACCAATAGAAATCTGCAAAGCATACAATCATAATTGTACATAACTTTAGATCGatacttttttactttttcagaACCCAAAGTCGACCCCATCAATATGCAGACTCAGTAAATGTATCTACATATTCAATAAATTACTGTAGATATTAATGTAACTTCCACAACTGTACACACAttgtaatattgaaatattaaatcgTAATAACAGACAAAATTCTTTGTAACATTGAGCAAATCCGAAGTAACcacgaaaaaatatcaattgcTGGAATCAACAAGTTTAGAGAGATGACGAAAACTAGCCATAGTTACCTTACGGAATGTCTTCGTTTTGTTAAATAGTGCTTCACTCTACCAGTCATACAATATTtgtttgaatggaaaaaaaaaatataaatttttaagatAAATTTCACGATAGTTCTTTTCAAGATCAGTTTCAAGTTGCACAGAAATTGTGTAACTTTGAGTGTAATCCGTTTTGGGGGAATGGAGTATAATTGTGATTTGTCTGGATCATCTGTACTTGAATCATCATTTCGGTAAATTCAAAAGAAACACTGCAATtcataaaatataatgtattcacagtcgtaaaaattttgtttacaaagtGAAAGTGTATTAAAGATAAACGATCAGTTATTACCGTTCAACTTGTTATTAGATGAGTGTTTTGAACAGTCTCTGCGAGAATAGGCATTCCAAATTTAATAGCTATTGATTTGGCCGTCTTCGCGAATCTTACAAGCTCACGTTTCGAAATGAGAGTTCTGTACTGCCCTGCGCAGGTGCAATATTCATTcatgttttctctttttatttgattacatttcACACATTGTAAGTCTTGCAGTATATATCCCATACACTTTCTGTTTAGCGTATCTATAAGCGAAAATTCAATCTCCGCATTATCATAGCTGGTTTCACAGAGCGGACATTTCCACACGTGCCTATTATTCTCGAACGCGCGATCGTTATCCTTGCATAAATCAATATCACGAGTGTGATAGCAAGCTTTGCATATCACTTCGGGCAAAGTGAAGGACACACAGGGATCGCTCCATTCCGCACTGTCACCGAAATTCCCTACTCCTATTAAAcgcaataaatttctttttaaaatatGTACTTCTGCTTCAACTTCTTTGTCCAAGGATAAAACCTTGCATATAGATTTGACCAGTTCGAGAGCTggattaattttctttgattCGGCATCGCCGAAATCAAGATAGGGATTCTCCTCACGTGTTAAAATCTTCTCCGGCAGTTTCTTGTGAATCTTTTGCACTATTTGAAACAGTTTGTGCGACATTTCACTGGATATTATTTTCTTGGCAAACTCGGCTGTGCTCTCAAGAGCTCCAAGTCCAAGCGGTGCAGTTAACGTTTGACTAAGGCTgctgtttttcctttttctacgTCTTGGCGTCGCATCGGATGATTCGCTTTCACTCATGTGCTGATAAACTGCACTTATGTATCCAGCTACGATCGCGTTGAAGCTTGCCTGGCACGCCGCCTCTTCTGGTAAATACTCAATGAGATTCCAATTCATTATTATCTCTGGCCCATCATCGTCATCCTCTTCATCCGGCTCTGTGTCAGGAACATACTGGTTACCCCTCAACTCGTCCGGAATCTTCCCCTTCACGCCAGCGTGATTTGGTAAATCTAGCCAAATCAGATACTCCCAACACTGTTGGTAAGTTATTTCGATGCTGTGAAACAGTTCCTTATTCTTAATGGACTTTACAACGAATTCAACATACCCGAGAGCATCCGATATCAGCCTCTTTTTTGAGCataaaatgattttattaaaGTTAGCAAATATGATGATCGAGCCGAGCCTTCTGAACTCCGCGACAAGTtgaatgaacaattttttcatcaagttATGGAGTGTCCTGCGCAGCGCCGGATCGTATAGTAACGCACTAGGTGACCTGAGCCAACGATAGAAGTGAATCACCTGATAATCAGCAAACACGTTTCGGTACTCTGATATGTCTCGCAACCAGGAATTTACCATCGTCTTAAGAACCTTGAATGCTGCACTGCAAAGAGCGGTCTCATCGTAACTTGGAATTGCCGTTATTCCGGCTCCTCCGGAGACTATTTCCTGCAGGGAAGCTTGAGGCATATTGTCAAAGGCGACAAACGTGCTGGTTCCTTCTATATCGTTGACACGATGACATTGGAGCAGTGTATTTACTGCCAAACTTTCAACATCCAGCTCTACGCAAGTACTGGAATAAGTGCCTGCATTGTTGGCCGCGCAACTCGAGCTTTCCTCAAAATCAGTTAACAAcctattatcatcattttcgCTACCTCCTAAATCGGGCCTTTCAGTAGGTGAACACCATAAAACGAAATTGTGTTTCTGCAAGTGTCTGGCATAAAATAAGTCTGCACCAAATATTGTTGGATCCGCCGGTAGATTGCCAATTGGAGCATGAAAGTAACGGCACTGTTGAATCATGAGGTCAAGGATTTGGTCCGACTTCAGATAGTGGCGAATCATGGCTTTCGCACCTACTCTTTGCCAGTCCAAAGTACTGTACAAATTTTCCATATCTTGTATGTGCGTATTAACCATTGGGAATTCAGTCAAGACCGGCATTTGCCGTGACAATACAGAAATATCGATTGGTGATTGAATCGCGAGTAATGTTGGCCCTTTCTTCTCGTTTTTATAGGCCTGGAGCGCGCTTTGTACCAAACGCTGAACCTGTTTCAAGTCCGTTTCGACCCTGACATTGAACTGGATCTCGTCGGGTAAACTCTTGACATAGTTCTGTATATCGCTATTCAGTAAGTTATTTCTTTCAGAGACATACAACGTGTTCATATTTGGCATTTGATTTGTCCTAACAGAGTCAAGAACAAAGATGTAAGCCCTTTTAGTCGGAGCTAGAAAAAGACCCCACATTGCTTTCTGACCGACAGCAGACCAGTGATGgtacaaaaatatatgtttcAGTACTTGTTTTCGCTCGAGATACGGTTGGGTGGCAATGCTTTTGAACTGCAGTTGATTAAGATGAAAAGTATCCGTTCCAGTCTTTATGTCAGCTGCCGCTGATCGATCGACGACGCAAATACATCCCAGTTGCAATATAGCTCTAAACTGTAACGGCATTTGAGTTTCATAAATTCCTTCTATATTGGGGCATGATAGATCTGCCATAAGTTCCGGACCGTGTTTCTTATAGTTACTTTCCGGTACAGAGTACTGATACAAATTGTATACGATTCGAGAACGAGGTAGTATCCTTGAACACTTCCTCCACAGGTCTTCCACAGTCGGATCCGGTCTGACTTTGCGAGAGTTTACATAAAATATGCGAGGAACTATCAACCGCAGTTGTTGCAGCTCTTGACCCACTAAAGCCCACAACCTGAACAAACCAGGTTCAGTCGTTTCTGCTATTTCAATTATCTGCCAGGGAGTATCGAACAATGCCCTTTGCGCTCGACGTAGGAACCCACCCATTGTACTAGTATTAGCATTTCTTACCACACCGGCGTAACTTGCTGGCGGAGAGATTTCCTCCGTTACTTTACTTCTCTTTGACTTCCGACGATCGTTCCTCTGATTCGCCTGATAAGcccatttctttttctgataCTGAATCCAGGCCTGCTTTTCTTCTATCGTGTTTCCCAACGGAGGAGGTAAGCCGAGGACTTCTTTCCAGCTCTTATTTAGATTATTTTCATGTTCATCTTGCAAAGCAgctctctttctcttattCACCATCGCCACTGGCTTCTTGAAAACATCTGAACCACCTGCTATATCTTCTATATCTCTAATCTCATTTTCATCATGACTGTCTGATTCATCGTCGGAATCAGGAGTAGCGACTTTCTTTGGTTGTATAACAAACATTTCATTGATACGTCTCTGTTTAAGAACGTCATCCTTTTCCAGCATCTTCTTGTGCAACCAGTCAGGATGCTTTACTCTTGGAACGGGATTTGCAACCTGAAACAATTAATAAATGGTATTAAATGCAATTGACGCATTAGTTGATCAGATTATTGGTAGAATCTACTGACCCCTTGCATTGCTGCAGGTATTGTGATGATCTTTTGAATCGTACTTCCCA is a window of Neodiprion pinetum isolate iyNeoPine1 chromosome 4, iyNeoPine1.2, whole genome shotgun sequence DNA encoding:
- the DNApol-epsilon255 gene encoding DNA polymerase epsilon catalytic subunit 1 isoform X1 → MFIQNKNKFRTPKAPFNTNQQFGQEPNVPREDSAEGRLRQSIENDRIDELYGFVRVNDSKERTGFLLNMHSTEVIEDDKRLVSAVDYYFMEEDGTRFKISLPYNPYFYVLCKKDTLQEVATFLQKKYPGFLAKVYPLTKEDLDLPNHLIGLKQKYLKLTFTNMTDLVKVRREIMSAVKKNKEREKSHTYYTEMLASSLNVRDHNPVKNLTDHMDNILDIREYDVPFHVRVSIDVKVFVGKWYTVKSRHTEPPIIICRDDIIERPDPIVLAYDIETTKLPLKFPDVNTDQIMMISYMIDGQGYLITNREIISKDIESFEYTPKPEFEGFFTIYNEPNEEAVIRKFFAHINDVKPHIFVTYNGDFFDWPFVETRAAIHNIDMKKKIGFSKNRDGVYTCRPAMHMDCLCWVKRDSYLPVGSQNLKAVAKAKLRYDPVELDPEEMCRMACEQPHVLANYSVSDAVATYYLYLKYVHPFIFALCTIIPMEPDEVLRKGSGTLCESLLMVEAFHANIIFPNKQETQLNKLTADGHVLDQETYVGGHVEALESGVFRADIPCRFKMVPEAFNKLIDGVEKALKHTIEEEEKIPLEKVTNFDEVVEKIKVKLRALRDQPLRMENPVIYHLDVGAMYPNIILTNRLQPSAMVDETVCAACDYNKLNAVCQRNMTWMWRGEHTPASLSEFQRIQQQLEIEKFPPLFPGGPQRAFHQLSKEDQAMYEKKRLTEYCRKAYKKTKITRMEERTQTVCQKENSFYVDTVRAFRDRRYEYKALTKVSKQQVSAAVAKGDAGEIKSAKNREILYDSLQLAHKCILNSFYGYVMRKGSRWYSMEMGGIVCYTGAHIIKKAREIIEQVGRPLELDTDGIWCVLPASFPDNEIITTTDQKKSKITISYPNAVLNFMVKEEFTNHAYHDLVDSENLVYEVRSENSIFFEVDGPYLAMVLPASKEEGKKLKKRYAVFNFDGSLAELKGFEVKRRGELQLVKIFQSSVFESFLKGDTLEKCYASVAKIADHWLEVLYTKGANMPDTELFDLISENRSMSRKLEEYGAQKSTSISTAKRLAEFLGDQMVKDAGLACKFIISRKPEGAPVTERAIPLAIFQSDPNVKRYYLRKWLKDPSIQNADIRDVLDWNYYIERLGSTIQKIITIPAAMQGVANPVPRVKHPDWLHKKMLEKDDVLKQRRINEMFVIQPKKVATPDSDDESDSHDENEIRDIEDIAGGSDVFKKPVAMVNKRKRAALQDEHENNLNKSWKEVLGLPPPLGNTIEEKQAWIQYQKKKWAYQANQRNDRRKSKRSKVTEEISPPASYAGVVRNANTSTMGGFLRRAQRALFDTPWQIIEIAETTEPGLFRLWALVGQELQQLRLIVPRIFYVNSRKVRPDPTVEDLWRKCSRILPRSRIVYNLYQYSVPESNYKKHGPELMADLSCPNIEGIYETQMPLQFRAILQLGCICVVDRSAAADIKTGTDTFHLNQLQFKSIATQPYLERKQVLKHIFLYHHWSAVGQKAMWGLFLAPTKRAYIFVLDSVRTNQMPNMNTLYVSERNNLLNSDIQNYVKSLPDEIQFNVRVETDLKQVQRLVQSALQAYKNEKKGPTLLAIQSPIDISVLSRQMPVLTEFPMVNTHIQDMENLYSTLDWQRVGAKAMIRHYLKSDQILDLMIQQCRYFHAPIGNLPADPTIFGADLFYARHLQKHNFVLWCSPTERPDLGGSENDDNRLLTDFEESSSCAANNAGTYSSTCVELDVESLAVNTLLQCHRVNDIEGTSTFVAFDNMPQASLQEIVSGGAGITAIPSYDETALCSAAFKVLKTMVNSWLRDISEYRNVFADYQVIHFYRWLRSPSALLYDPALRRTLHNLMKKLFIQLVAEFRRLGSIIIFANFNKIILCSKKRLISDALGYVEFVVKSIKNKELFHSIEITYQQCWEYLIWLDLPNHAGVKGKIPDELRGNQYVPDTEPDEEDDDDGPEIIMNWNLIEYLPEEAACQASFNAIVAGYISAVYQHMSESESSDATPRRRKRKNSSLSQTLTAPLGLGALESTAEFAKKIISSEMSHKLFQIVQKIHKKLPEKILTREENPYLDFGDAESKKINPALELVKSICKVLSLDKEVEAEVHILKRNLLRLIGVGNFGDSAEWSDPCVSFTLPEVICKACYHTRDIDLCKDNDRAFENNRHVWKCPLCETSYDNAEIEFSLIDTLNRKCMGYILQDLQCVKCNQIKRENMNEYCTCAGQYRTLISKRELVRFAKTAKSIAIKFGMPILAETVQNTHLITS